Within Pungitius pungitius chromosome 18, fPunPun2.1, whole genome shotgun sequence, the genomic segment tctccgcccgttccggcccccagagtccagtctccgcccgttccggcccccagagtccagtctccgcccgttccggcccccagagttcagtctccgcccgttccggcccccagagtccagtctccgcccgttccggcccccagagtccagtctccgcccgttccggcccccagagtccagtctccgcccgttccggcccccagagtccagtctccgcccgttccggcccccagagtccagtctccgcccgttccggcccccagagtccagtctccgcccgttccggcccccagagtccagtctccgcccgttccggcccccagagtccagtctccgcccgttccggcccccagagtccagtctccgcccgttccggcccccagagtccagtctccgcccgttccggcccccagagtccagtctccgcccgttccggcccccagagtccagtctccgcccgttccggcccccagagtccagtctccgcccgttccggcccccagagtccagtctcctggcccgtccccacggcccctgatcgtgccccctccctcccatcccttggtcctctcccccccacccctgggggccgtctgggatccggcccttgaggggggggtggggtcaggggttgggccgccgcactgctcggcgccccccgccacgacgacgccggagccgcactgctcggcgcccccctccacgacgacgccggagccgcactgctcggcgcccccctccacgacgacgccgcagccgcacagctcggcgccccccgccacgacgacgccgcagccgcactgctcggcgccccccgccacgacgacgccggagccgcactgctcggcgccccccgccacgacgacgccggagccgcacagctcggcgccccccgccacgacgacgccggagccgcacagctcggcgccccaagccacgacgacgccggagccgcactgctcggcgccccccgccacgacgcacggccgccgacccggcagaccccccgagaccctgaggcccggccgccggcccggcagaccccccgagaccctgaggcccggccgccgacccggcagaccccccgagacccgaaggcccggccgccaacccggcagaccccccgagacccggaggcccggccgccaacccggcagaccccccgagacccggaggcccggccgccaacccggcagaccccccgagaccccgaggcccggccgccgacccggcagaacccccgagaccccgaggcccggccgccgacccggcagaccccccgagaccccgaggcccggtcgccgacccggcagaccccctgagcaccccacgcctggccgccgccccggcaggccgccggaccttagctgtcgggtccccaccctccctccccttgtctgattttttccggttctgctcccctttaggaccgtctggaattcggtccttgaggggggggttctgtcacggtttggcttcgcttcctgttttagtttgaagtttcatgtctcttgtggtcctgggttaacttcacttcctgccttgtcttgtgattgcgtgattgattccacctgtgtccaatcacctgcacctcccttgtgtatttaagccctgtgtgccagttgtcctttgtcgcgtcattgtccatgtccatgtgtcccttgccgttggagcacgttattgttttcttgtcaagattaaagagcacgttgttcgagaacctctgcatttgagtcctgcttccgcctgctccagcaccgttcttGACAATACGTATATCGTATGAGGTTTATCATATAAACCCTCTATTAATAAAAGCAGCAATCTCGAagatctttttctttctgtctttgacaGCCCCAATGACGATAAGTGGTAATTGCGAGCGTGTTTTTGATCTCACTTCTCACAGATCTATGTtgtgacacattttaataacaCTATGCATAATGCTGAAAAATATTTCCTTGCTGTGTCATAGACTTAATCATCACTGCTACCTCATTACACCATTAAAATGAGATTTCGACGTAACAGATATTTTTTGGACTGAAAATCTTTGACTTTATTACTTTAACAAAAACGCACAATTAGCTGGCAAGATTTTAGAAAAAGCCAAGTGGGACTTTTCATGTCACAGGGAAGGAAGTTTATCTGTGTCTactacaacaaaacaaagattgtaGCTGTAATGTGAAAGTGTTTTCTGAACGCTCAAGCATTAAAAACCAAGTAAGTTGTCTCTAAAAAATTAAGTAAGGATGTTGCTTAAAATGTTGTCGAACTAGAAATCCAATCCGACATGAATTTCAGTTTTAGCAAGGGTTGAATTACATGCGGTTGTAATGGCGTTTAGTGGATTAGCAGGAATTTGTTTCGTATTCACTGTACAGGTACAAATGCAGTGATAAAGAAGCATTAATAGCTTCTGTTGGCCGACGTTCCCAATGATTGATTGTCACTGGGTGCAATTATTATTTTACCAAACAAGCAGTGGGCTTTAAATTCAGTAAAAACACAATGTACTAATCACAACTTAAATCAACTGAGTGGATGTGTGTTGCTTTGGAGTAGaagtaaagaagaagaataaattgCCAGAATGGTAACAGCAATCAaagataataaaacatttaaatcataATTTATATGATTACCCACCATGACAATTATAGGACTTTCCTGTTTGGGTTTTTGAGTTCTCGCTGTGCTTTTAAAAAGCTTTGTATGTTTAAATCCCTGTGACAGATGTAATCAGACTGGTGAGTGGAGGTTATGTTAACAAAAAGCTGCATCATCATTAAACAGATTGTGAGACGACAGGCACAAGCCTGGGCCTGCCCGAGGTGTTCCTTTTGTAACAAGAGCTTCCCTATTGTTCTGCTTTGGCCTCGTACTTCACCATCCATCAGTTGGTTCACCTGCCAATCATTCCCTGAGAAAGTCTGAGTGCTGCATCTTGGAAGAATTTGGTGCTTTTAGCTCTGCTAACTGTTCTGTGAAATTTAAAactattcataaaaataaagaaaaaagcctGCACTCTTGATTTAATGTTCAAACTACAAGAAAATCTACACAGActttcattttgtcattatAGCGCAGAAAAGATCTATCTTTCCCCAGAATAAGCTTGtcctatatatactgtacaagAAACACTAGTACCACTTTATTATAATTCTCTTTTTGGTAATGGGTTGTGACCATGAATACTTATTGAATGATTACATGGCACGCAGACACATCCCAACGCTTGCAGCGCCCATGGCAACTAATAAGTGAGTATTTTGGTACCAAAGGTCGACTGCAGGTATGCATGCTGTTAATAACTGACTTGGTGAAAGCAGCAACATGAGGCATGTTTTGCAAGTCGTTTGTCAATTACTCATCTAGGTCTGCGGTATTTTCCAGTGGGagtgacagaaaaataaaaccaagcaGCGACTTGTAAAGGAGTTCTGTGAAGTCCATATACATTCTTTTTCCATTCTAGTGGCATGGAACTGAAATGTTGTTTACTTTGTTGGTTGGTTTGTTCAGCTAGGTTCTGACCACGAATTCTCCAAAACATCTGGATAGATTGCCCTCCATTCAtttttaacaacaaaatgaaTCCCCCTGATTTTGGTAGTCTTCTGACAGTCGTATCACCACCAACATGTTGAAAATCTTTGAAAAGCTATTAGATGGATTGCGATGACATTTTGGTTGAGACATTCATGGCCCCTTCAGATGAATTGTTATTACTGAGGTTATCTCCGGATATTTCATATAATGCCACTGTTCAAAATGATTAATATGTGATTCTTTGGAATGTCATTAGCTTTACAACTATTTGTTCATGAACCGATCAGCCTCTGCTGCTAACATTTGCTAACACACTAAGCTAACAGGGTGAAAAGGGTGAACCTGCTCCTGCTTAACATCTGCTTACTAGCATTGTCTACTTGAGCATGCTTGCATTTTGACACAAGCATCTATCTTGAAGTGCGAATATTCCCGCGTTGCACTAATAACCAAACTACAGAGGCAacacaactgaaacaacaagGACAAACAAAGCCACTATTTCATCAATAATCGGCCCAATGGATAAACGCCAAAACATTGGCCACAGATGCAGAGGTCTAGAGAGCCAAACTACATGGGATCACCTTCCCAGAATGGCAGCCAACATTGCCGTACGGGGGCCAGGAGGGGCCCCTGCAGCTGACACTGCTGCCCAGCGGCTACTAGAGAGCCGTGGTGCCATGCCAGATAGAAAGTGCAACGCTTCCTTTTGTGCTGATTTCATAACTACATCATTGAGTTAACTCCCATGTCAAGTATCACAGCGATCTGCTAATTACCTCGTGGCTAAAAGTTAAAAGGAGAGCGAGGACATATTTCTTTTACCCAAAACTTGGCCTTAAAatcccaaactttttttctcttcagtctTAAGCTTGAAAGCCCTTCAGCTAGATAATGTGGCTTTGAATGGAACATTGAGAATTGAACTCCGTCATCCCCTGACATTCATCATGTTCCTGCTTTAACTGCAGCCACTCAGACATCACAATATCATCATCCATCTAATTTAGATAAAGAGCCGCGCTGTGTTGCTGAGAACGGAGACCGCATACAGAATCTTGTTTATAAGTAGAGCAATAAAGTGTGAACGTAGATAGATTTCTACACTTCTGTTGCATGAGGAGAAACGGCTGTGATGGTGTACCGTGCACTTGTTGGGTTTCTCTCCTGAATGGACCCTCATGTGGATAAGAAGCTTGTATCGGGCATTGAAGGGCTTGAAGCTGCGTGGACAGTCCACCCAGTGGCACGTGAAATCCTCAGCTTTCCGCTGGTCCACGTGTAGCTTTTCTATGTGCTTTACCAGCTCCTCCCTTTGGTCATAGACTGCACTACAGTCCAACCACCTGCAGCAGTGTGCGCCATAGTCCTCCAgctcaccttcttcttcctccagcaTGGGGACCTGGGGTAGAAAGTTGACCCCATGCCTGTGATGGACCACGGGAGCTTGTGGTACAGGGAACTGAGAAGGggactttattttacagtacTGTCTAGTGAGGTGGATGTGCTGGTGTGAGTGGTAGGGTGGTGGAGGCCCCTGTGGTGTAGCAGCCTCTTGGATAGTAGCCAACAGGCCTGGCAGTAACCGTGGAAGTGGCAGCAGGTTGTTGGTGTTTTggctgcagctctctgctctCTTCTCCAGGAAGCCTCCTTCCCCAGGGAGGAACTGCTGGTCCACCACCATGTTGGCCATCTGGCTCTCCAGGGCCCCTCCGTCTTCAAGCATCTGCACGCAGCAGTGATCGGTCTGAGGGGCCAGAGCTTGCGAAGGACCCGGCATGCCGTAGGGATGGGCGTGGGGGATGCTGCAGCCCCTCACACCCAGGAAGTGACCATAACCTTCGGATTGGACCGGTGAGAGTGTGGGGTGGGAGGCGGGTGAGCTCTGGGAACTGTTGATATAAGCCACGAGGGACGTAGGTGAAGTGCGAATGATGGAGTTGAAGTCAATGCCCATGACATCGGACAGAGGCGACATGGAGAGCGCTCTCTTCTTGGCCCGTGACTGCCTGGGGCTTCCGGCATCACCTGTAAACAGGTACGAGGGCAGCGAAGCAGAGGTGCTGGTACCGCCTGATACGTTCGTGCCGGACATGGACGTGCCGGGAAGCAGGCCGAGCAGCTCCGCTCCTTCGCCGGCCTGGGTGGAGCACTGAGGTGGACCCAGTGGGGGAAGCACGCGGTAGCCGTACGACCAGTCATGTCGGCCACTAAACATCGACTGTGTTTCAAACTGACTAAGGGTAGTGGATGCCAGGGATTCTCTGGACTGCAAGGATCTGAAACAGATTGTTGTTATCCACTTTAGTATCACTCCTGAGGTTTAGTGAGCTCATTATCacatcatattattattattattattattgatattgCCCACCTGGCATCCGAGTGGGGGATCTGCACACTGTGTGGATGTGTTGGAGGCTGTTGCGCTGCAGGCCTGGCAGTACGCTGCTGGCCTGTGACAATCGTCAGGGGAATGCTGGTCACTGTCAGGTTAGCAGCGGCTGGCTGACCAAAGACTTCCATGGTAGCCCCAGAACCAGAGCAGTCAGCTGGACACAAGCCCAAAATTGAATACACAGAATGTCCATTTGGGAGGTACATTATCAAAGTGTATTGGTTACAGCACAGCAACAACTCTCATCCAAATAGGTGCGAACATTAAAGTAACCAGACttaataaatgataaaaaacgtaaataaatgaacataaatCTGCCGCTTTAACTAAGGTTTATGCAGAAGATTGTGGAATTTCTCTCACCACCCTGACACGTTCTGCtctgttaatcactaatgagcTTTTTGACTCCTTCCATTTTTACTCTGCAGAATTTTTAGGGACAAGCTTTATTCTTGGTTAATTATCAATAAATAAGGAACAAGACTTTTCTCAAGAAGACGGTAAGGTTTGTGAATAGCACAATGAGAACAAGTGAAGTATGAAGATGCGATTAACTCGGTTGTAGTTTATTATTAAACAACATCACTCTTATTATTTAAGAGGATGTGCCCTCTATGTCTCTTAAGATGTATTCAGTTGGCTGCAGGTCAAACACTGAAGCATTAAAATAATGTTTCGGAAATGATCGTTACACTTAAATTGTGCTCATACCTCATGGGTTGATTGGGGTTAAATCATTtcaacctttttgttgttgttgttttaccttTGAAGCTGTTGTTAGAGAAGCAGCGTCCCGCCTGTATGCCGGTTGTCACTGTTTCTGTTGTGACGTGATGACTGTGGATGACCGCTTGTGGAGATGCGGACGAAACGCTCAGATGCGTCCCGTTGGTCAGCACCTGCCTACGGAGACTCAGGGTCGGTAGGACCACATGGCCTCCGCTCGGTTTCCCAGAAACGACAGAGTGAATGGCTCCTCGTTTCACTTTCTCCATGCCGGAGTAGGAACCAAATGTGGCCGGTTGTGGGGAAGCCATGGGTATTCTGATGGACGGGGGCTGGTGACCTCTGATCATGCTTAATGATGGGGACACGCTGCAAGGAGACACCAGGAGCTGACAGCCCTTTCCACTCATGGCTGAAACGAGGTCACCGGAAGCCCTGAGATCAGGAAGGAGATTGAATCTTTTTCAGTTGGCAAAGTTTGCTTTACATAGGATATTATAATCCACCGCTCATACCTAGGAAAGGAttcaaaaaagcatttaaaatacACATGGTAATTAAAATCAAGGGTAAATCCCAATGTTACATTCATATGGCGAATCTAATATTACACAAACAATACGCATTTTTGGGATAATTAAACCTCAATTCTGTAGAAACGACCACCTTACTGCACAatgtatttcatgtttttcacgAAAAAGCCTTCAGAATTATAAGCCACCACAAAGCTTCCAtaagaaagtgtattttgttATGACGACATAGTTGTGAGTTAGCATGTTCCATGGTATCAGCATGAATCCAATATTAAAGTCTAGAGTTGAGGGAATTTAATCAAAGAAATGCTTACCAGcgtatcctaaaaaaaaaacttaaaaaaaacgagCTTCAGCTAAGTTCCCTGAAGTGTCATCAGCGCGGTGCTTCACCTTTGCTGCGTGTCGCAAACCCTTTTTTGACAAAGTGACACGTGAGAGCCCACGCGCGGGCGCGCGCGCCCTCCGGTCCACGGAGCCGCGGCTTGATCTCTGGATGACAGCTGACCCACTGCCGTGTTTCTCTTGAGTTTTAGGTGGCGGTGGACTGAGCAGAGGAGTCAAGCCCCTGAGGAACCGCTCACTTTGAACCGCTTCGTCCCACCTCACTCTTCTGTTCCAGGaacttgttttcttttagcGGTCAACCCCTTCTtccattgactttttttttttttttttaacgggtCTCGTTGTTTGGTGCATGACGTGAGCGCGTGTTCCGTGATGTCACAGGGTCCATAAATATTCTTTGCTCAGTTGATTatagttttaaaataataataatttgttatAAGCACTTACGAACATCTGTTGTGGTAGATGATGTTGGTTCTTCAATGACAGATTCAACGTTGAATACAGATACAgaaatatgatatatatatatatctagaAATATATGgaattgtgttttaaaaaggagGCAAAACGCTGTCaacattgttttaaatgcaATGTTTTCTTAATTCTTAATTCTTTTAGTTCTATTTTGCATTTCTGTCGTTCTGATGAACATTAACTGAACAGATGATTTAATGATTTACGACCTTACatatcctcctcctctacctctctACCTCAGCTCAGACATTATTAGGGCTCTCTTCTTTCCCTCACTGCTGGAGTATTTGTTCTGTAGAGCCTGCTCCAGGTTGCTATGGAAACCAGCATGTTTATTAGGGGACTAATGGTAGCTGTTCCTTGTGAACTTACGTGGAAGAAGAACTGTGTTCCACAATCTATGTTAACGATGCTTACAGGCGTCATACACTAAATGCAAATGCATGAGTCAACGGGAAATGGCGACCACTGTGTCTTGAGTGATGGATTCAATTTGGTTATTTAGGTCTGTTAGGTCACATAGGTctgttatttattaaaaatatatatacctGTCAGCTTATTTGCTGATTTAAAAATCCATTATTTTGTAATGGCAAAATCATTGATTATACATTTTACTATGGGCATCTGATAATTAATTACTTGAGACTGTCAGCTGAAATAAATTATGATATTGAATGTAAAGTAGTAGTGACCTCTGGTGGGTTAACATTTCATTACTGTGCTCCCAGCCTGTGAAAGTAAGTTACATTCATGTTTTCTGCTTCAATTACTACTATTACTTTTCACTGTTATATTCTCTGAAAGacatgcattttattatttaaaaaaaaaagcaacatagATGTTTCCTGCAGAACTTTAGACTATTTCTGTACCCATCTGTTTTTGTGTTCCCTCAGTTGCCAGCAGGGGATACTATTAGTGCACCAATGGGGTAACTGCACTGTGGGAACAGTACTTGTACCACTCTTTTGTCAGATAGAGGAAATAGAATAGGAAAAGGGCACGTAAAGATGTAAGTGTGATGCTTTTGGAGGTCACAATGATAAGACCACCCTGTGTTTACAAAATACTCTACATCTTTGAGGGATTTCGCTCGCTTCAAGCTGTAATCCTTGCGTCCCGCTGTGAATTGGCGTCTCCTTCCCTCGACTAAGTGAGTCACGGTGTTTTTCCCAAATGTCAGAGTGGAAAAGCGTTCCAAGCTTGAGGaagaacagcaacaacaacctgCACAGATCTACCAATCGCCTCTTCATCACTGGCACTTGGAGCAGGAGAGCTTTCGCGTATGTGCTCACGCTGAATAACAGTTTCCAACCCCGTCGGTCAAAACGCAACCAACGTGTAGGCTTTTTCCCCGTAGGCCAAGGGCCGAGGAGCTGGAAATGAGGCAGGAGAGGTAGAGTAGCAGGCGCAGCGAAACGGAAAAGACTCAAAGAAGACCAGATGAGGTGAAAGTGTTGACCATTAGAGTAGTGCTCCATTTGTAGTGGAATTAATGCTCTAATAGACTCTCCACCACTTAAAGAATCCATTCCCCTCTCTTGATGACGGCAGCAGCACTCCTGGAAGTAGCAAAGCATTCATTCTGGTGTCAAGAGGCGAAACCGCGCGTGATTTCTCTTTAAGTTATATTACAATTGTCACTTAAGGTAATGCACACCCCGGTGGACCTGTGATTAATTAATCTGCTTTTGATTTGCTAATGACAGTTCAAGTCAAACACAAGGTTAGTGAAGGCTGAGTCCATCCTTTTAACTGCAGTTGCAGAGAGAACTATGGGGAGCGGAGAAGATCTCAATTTATTGGTACCATCCCTCATTAAAACGGCTGCTATTA encodes:
- the glis3 gene encoding zinc finger protein GLIS3 isoform X1, which produces MSGKGCQLLVSPCSVSPSLSMIRGHQPPSIRIPMASPQPATFGSYSGMEKVKRGAIHSVVSGKPSGGHVVLPTLSLRRQVLTNGTHLSVSSASPQAVIHSHHVTTETVTTGIQAGRCFSNNSFKADCSGSGATMEVFGQPAAANLTVTSIPLTIVTGQQRTARPAAQQPPTHPHSVQIPHSDARSLQSRESLASTTLSQFETQSMFSGRHDWSYGYRVLPPLGPPQCSTQAGEGAELLGLLPGTSMSGTNVSGGTSTSASLPSYLFTGDAGSPRQSRAKKRALSMSPLSDVMGIDFNSIIRTSPTSLVAYINSSQSSPASHPTLSPVQSEGYGHFLGVRGCSIPHAHPYGMPGPSQALAPQTDHCCVQMLEDGGALESQMANMVVDQQFLPGEGGFLEKRAESCSQNTNNLLPLPRLLPGLLATIQEAATPQGPPPPYHSHQHIHLTRQYCKIKSPSQFPVPQAPVVHHRHGVNFLPQVPMLEEEEGELEDYGAHCCRWLDCSAVYDQREELVKHIEKLHVDQRKAEDFTCHWVDCPRSFKPFNARYKLLIHMRVHSGEKPNKCTFEGCKKGFSRLENLKIHLRSHTGEKPYMCQHPGCHKAFSNSSDRAKHQRTHLDTKPYTCQVPGCAKRYTDPSSLRKHAKSHSTKERQSRKKMKRTADVTQDTLTDCLTIQPLQPSLSPLVRIQLNSPPSASRESFCAASQGRDSSSNPDLALLCSLQDEYRFVDPSPHQLLPGDQCGRCTPPCLPRPPNGTSLEDKRDLENASQPPDPADHNPGQITRLYSPPQYDEITAQPSLSHLVQADTFGDTLQVAPYCITGASAGFDVQSSAGCGS
- the glis3 gene encoding zinc finger protein GLIS3 isoform X2, with amino-acid sequence MSGKGCQLLVSPCSVSPSLSMIRGHQPPSIRIPMASPQPATFGSYSGMEKVKRGAIHSVVSGKPSGGHVVLPTLSLRRQVLTNGTHLSVSSASPQAVIHSHHVTTETVTTGIQAGRCFSNNSFKADCSGSGATMEVFGQPAAANLTVTSIPLTIVTGQQRTARPAAQQPPTHPHSVQIPHSDARSLQSRESLASTTLSQFETQSMFSGRHDWSYGYRVLPPLGPPQCSTQAGEGAELLGLLPGTSMSGTNVSGGTSTSASLPSYLFTGDAGSPRQSRAKKRALSMSPLSDVMGIDFNSIIRTSPTSLVAYINSSQSSPASHPTLSPVQSEGYGHFLGVRGCSIPHAHPYGMPGPSQALAPQTDHCCVQMLEDGGALESQMANMVVDQQFLPGEGGFLEKRAESCSQNTNNLLPLPRLLPGLLATIQEAATPQGPPPPYHSHQHIHLTRQYCKIKSPSQFPVPQAPVVHHRHGVNFLPQVPMLEEEEGELEDYGAHCCRWLDCSAVYDQREELVKHIEKLHVDQRKAEDFTCHWVDCPRSFKPFNARYKLLIHMRVHSGEKPNKCTFEGCKKGFSRLENLKIHLRSHTGEKPYMCQHPGCHKAFSNSSDRAKHQRTHLDTKPYTCQVPGCAKRYTDPSSLRKHAKSHSTKERQSRKKMKRTADVTQDTLTDCLTIQPLQPSLSPLVRIQLNSPPSASRESFCAASQGRDSSSNPDLALLCSLQDEYRFVDPSPHQLLPGDQCGRCTPPCLPRPPNGTSLEDKRDLENASQPPDPADHNPAGGW